GCACCGGTATAAATACAGGGACAATGCAACAGGGCGTAGCAGCGAAAAACATTGAAGAGTTAGAGAAAAAATATTTTAAACTTGTAGAGGAGATAATCACCTCCAAATGGAATTATACCGGTGATTTAAAAGAAGGAGAAGTTGTTGTAATAACCGTAATCATAGATAAGACCGGACACCTTGTCAAAAGCTATGTTGAACAGTCATCTGCCAATTCGATACTTCTTCAATCAGCTATCAGGGCAATAGAAAAGGCAGCGCTTTTATTTCCTTCATTCCCTCCCGAATTAGGGAAAAAAGATTCATTGGAAATAGGCGTTGCTTTCCGGCGTGATGAAAATAACCAAGGGTATGACATTGATTAATAGATATTGTCTGTTAATAATCGTTTCATTTATTGCTTTGTTTCCGCATCATGGCCACACAAAAGTTTATATAGATATAAATACCCCTGCCGGCAAAAAGCTTCCTATTGCGATTACTGATATAAAAAACATTAGCGGGTTGAGCGGACAGCCTGATGCCGGTGGCCTGTCTGCCGCGCTGACGGCACAGGCAGGCCTTCTGCGGGATGTAATTATGCATGACCTGGAGTTTTCAGGCCTGTTTAATATAATTGATAAAAAGGCATACATAGAGGATCAGAATAAAAGGCTTGATGATATAGATTTTAAAGATTGGCGTGTTATAGGCGCGGAGGCCCTGATAAAGGGCATCTTTATAGCAGAGGAAGATAATCTGACAGTGGAATTAAAACTCTACGACACCTTCCAGGCAAAGATGCTTGTGGGACGGAGATATATCGGGAAGAAGGGCAATATCAGGGTTATAGCCCACAAGTTTGCCAATGAGGCAATGGAGGCGATGACAGGCGAAAAGGGGATATTTAACACAAAACTTTTGTTTATTTCAAACATATCCGGCAATAAGGAAATTTATTTGGCTGATTACGACGGCTATAATTTAAGGCAGATTACAAGAAATAACTCCATCAACCTCTCTCCCAGATGGTCGCCTGACGGTAAGAAAATCTTATATACATCTTACAAGGAGGGTCAGCCGTATGTGTATATACTGGAGATTGCGACCGGCAGAGAAATAAGGCTCTCCAATCAGCCGGGCATAAATATAGGCGCAAGGTGGTCGCCTTCCGGAAAAGAGATAGCCCTTACCTTAAGCAGGGATGGAAGCCCTGAGCTTTATATACTTGAACTTGATGGAATGAAGTTCAGGAGGCTTACAAATAACTGGGCAATAGATGTTTCGCCCAGTTGGTCGCCTGATGGAAAGAGGCTTGTATTTGTATCTGATACAGGTGGAAATCCTCATATCTATATGATACACTCTGACGGCACCGGACTTGTCAGGCTTACTTATGAAGGAAAATATAATGCCTCGCCTGCATGGTCGCCAGGGGGAGATAAGATTGCATTCGCAAGGATGAATGGAGGACGTTTTGATATATGGGTGATGAATGCCGATGGAACAGGGCAGGTTCAGCTTACAGCGGACAGCAGAGATAATGAAGACCCTTCATGGTCGCCTGACAGCAGATTCATAGCCTTTACATCCACAAGGGGCGGCGGCGCTGCCCGCATTTATATTATGCGGAAAAATGGAGAGAATCAGAAACTAATAACCTATGACAATGGTGAAAAGGGAGGCTCAGCCGCTTCTCCTGCATGGTCTTCGTATTTAGAATAAAAAGACCGTAGGGGAGGAGACCTTAAGGGTTGCCCTACATCTACATGAATGCATTTTCGGAGCAAAAACTCAAACCTAAAGGTTTGAGCTACAAGATGTAACTCAAGGCTTTAGCCTTGAAGAGATAAAGGAGGGAAAAATGAAGAGGCATAGTCAGACAATATTTGTATTGTCAATAACAGCAATGTTTTTTGTAGTCACCGGGTGCATGGATATTGTAAAGACAGAAGAGGGTATTGAGAAAAAAACAGAGCCGTCAACTGCAGAGCAAACCGCACAGCCTAAGGAGGAAAAGGCTGTTGCCGGTAAAGAAGAGGCCGCTGGGACAATAAAGGAAGAGAAGGTTGAGGAGCAGTCAATAAAAGAATCTCCCCTGTCTGCGCAGGTTGAGGCAAAGGCAGATGCAAGAGATGAACTTGCCGCAATGACAGAAAAAGAGGGAGGACTGGCAGCCGTATATTTTGAGTTTGACAGCTCTACTGTCAGGGATGATATGAAGCCTGCTTTGGATAAAAATACAGAATGGCTCAGGAAAAGACAGGATGTCAAGGTAGAGATTCAGGGACATGCTGATGAGAAGGGAACAAATGAATATAATATTGCGCTTGGTGAAAGAAGGGCGCAGGGCATTAAAAAATATCTTGCGGACAGCGGGATAAACGAGGCAATATTATCCACCATAAGTTATGGCGAAGAAAGGCCGGCAGACCTTGGCCACACAGAAGAGGCATGGGCAAAGAACAGACGGGTAGAGTTTGTAATTATAAAAAGGAAGTAGTCTTTATTAAATAACTTGTTAATACCTTGCTTTGAAAAAATGAGTGAGAAGATAGGCAAATCTGGTATGGCGGAAGACCAGTCAAATAGATTGAGAAGATTTAAGGATGTTGCCAAGAAGGCGCTAATGTCAAATATGCATAGCAGGAGCATAATTTTATATCTGCTTTTGCCTTTATTATATGTTTCAGGCTGTATAGCAATTGAATCTAAAGACTATCCTGTTAAAAAGGATATTAACATCCTGAGGCAGGATTTGACCACGCAGCAGCAAAGAATTGACTCTCTTCTCGAGGCAATAAAAAAGGAGACCGCAGGCATAGAACAAGAAGTCAGAAATCAGAAGTCAGAAATCGTAAGAATAGATGAATATGTTCAAAAGGGGAGGGCGGATGTCAATGTGTCTGCTGACAGGATTAGAGAAGACATAGCTTTTCTTCGCGGAAAATTTGAGGAAGTGGACCATGCAGTAAAAAAGGCAAATAAAGATACTGTTGCAGTACAGGAAAAGATAGACTCTAAACTCCAAACTCATAACTCCGAACTCAATAACAGACTGTTATCCCTTCAGAACCAACTTGCTGCGCTGGGAAAGAGGCTTTCATCTCTGGACGAAAAGGTTGTATCATTGGAACATGCAAGGGCATCGTCTATGTCGGAAGAGGTCCGGAACCAAGCCGATCTGCCTGCGCAAGCCGATAAACAGGAGGCAGAACCTCCAAAGCCGGATGAATTATACAA
The DNA window shown above is from Deltaproteobacteria bacterium and carries:
- the ybgF gene encoding tol-pal system protein YbgF, with protein sequence MSEKIGKSGMAEDQSNRLRRFKDVAKKALMSNMHSRSIILYLLLPLLYVSGCIAIESKDYPVKKDINILRQDLTTQQQRIDSLLEAIKKETAGIEQEVRNQKSEIVRIDEYVQKGRADVNVSADRIREDIAFLRGKFEEVDHAVKKANKDTVAVQEKIDSKLQTHNSELNNRLLSLQNQLAALGKRLSSLDEKVVSLEHARASSMSEEVRNQADLPAQADKQEAEPPKPDELYNEAMKLTKDKDNSNALLQFGRFLSLFPGHVLASNAQYWTGEIYYRQKDYERAVLEFNEVLKKYPKSNKVPAALLKQGMAFSELGNKKEARLVLEKVVDKYPKTEEADRAKKMLREVK
- the pal gene encoding peptidoglycan-associated lipoprotein Pal gives rise to the protein MKRHSQTIFVLSITAMFFVVTGCMDIVKTEEGIEKKTEPSTAEQTAQPKEEKAVAGKEEAAGTIKEEKVEEQSIKESPLSAQVEAKADARDELAAMTEKEGGLAAVYFEFDSSTVRDDMKPALDKNTEWLRKRQDVKVEIQGHADEKGTNEYNIALGERRAQGIKKYLADSGINEAILSTISYGEERPADLGHTEEAWAKNRRVEFVIIKRK
- the tolB gene encoding Tol-Pal system beta propeller repeat protein TolB; its protein translation is MKITKGMTLINRYCLLIIVSFIALFPHHGHTKVYIDINTPAGKKLPIAITDIKNISGLSGQPDAGGLSAALTAQAGLLRDVIMHDLEFSGLFNIIDKKAYIEDQNKRLDDIDFKDWRVIGAEALIKGIFIAEEDNLTVELKLYDTFQAKMLVGRRYIGKKGNIRVIAHKFANEAMEAMTGEKGIFNTKLLFISNISGNKEIYLADYDGYNLRQITRNNSINLSPRWSPDGKKILYTSYKEGQPYVYILEIATGREIRLSNQPGINIGARWSPSGKEIALTLSRDGSPELYILELDGMKFRRLTNNWAIDVSPSWSPDGKRLVFVSDTGGNPHIYMIHSDGTGLVRLTYEGKYNASPAWSPGGDKIAFARMNGGRFDIWVMNADGTGQVQLTADSRDNEDPSWSPDSRFIAFTSTRGGGAARIYIMRKNGENQKLITYDNGEKGGSAASPAWSSYLE